CAGCAGCGTTTCCGGGATCATGTCCTTGAGAAAGATGTACCCCCCCCGCGCCCGCTTCGATGGCGTCAATGACATTGGAATCGTTATCGAACTCCGTCAGCACCAGGACGGCCACTGCGGGGAATTCTTCCTTGATCAGCCTCGTCGCCTGCACGCCATCCACATGGCTGTTCCGCGTTTCAGTCAACACCACGTCTATGGGCTGCCCCTGGGCAGATGCCCGTTTCATCTGCAGAAGAGCTGCATGGCCATCCTCATAATGTCCCATCACGCTAATTCGCTCGTCTTTACTCAGGATAGCCAGCAAGCCCTCCCGGACAACCGGATTGAATCCGATCAGAAGGACCCGAAGAGTCTTAGGAGTTGTCTTATGCCCCACCATTGGATGACCTCCTTAAGCACTTTCGGGTACCATTATATCCCCCCACAGTCCCATTCGCAACGCCCATGTAGATTAGCGACACAGCACTTATAGAGTAGTCCAATACCATCCGGAGAGGCTTCTGGCCCCGGAAGACAAGGTGCATACTCGGGACATGCCTTGGGGAACAGGTATTTAAAAGAAGGGGATTCATGCTGACTAATACGAAGAGTAGGGTAACAATCCCTTTGGTTGTGGTAACTGCACTGATCCTTTCTCTACTAACGGTCGCGTGCTCTAGTCCCGCACCGACTCCCGCACTTACCCAGACGCCCACGGCAACGGCTGCGCCTGCGGCGGCTACGCCCACGGCGACGGTTATACCTGTGGCGGCTACGCCCACGGCGACGGCTGTGCCTGCGGTGGCTACGCCCACGGCGACGGTCATACCTGCGGTGGCTACACCCACGGCAACGGCTGTGCCTGCGGCGGCTACGCCGACGGCGACGGTCATACCTGCGGCGGCTACGCCCACGGCAACGGCTGTGCCTGCGGCTACGCCCACGGCGACGGCTGTGCCTGCGGTGGCTACGCCGACGGCGACGGCTGTGCCTGCGGCGGCTACGCCCACGGCAACGGCTGTGCCTGCGGTGGCTACCCCCACGGCAACGGCTGTGCCTGCGGCTACTCCCACACCTAGACCTACACCCTTGGCGGGTCGAGCGCCCGTCGCGCTGGGATCGGCCGGCAATTTCGTGATTCTAGCAAAATCGGGAATCTCAGCCACTGGGACCACCTCAATTGTTGGAGATATTGGAGTGAGTCCAATCGACAGCACTGCCATCACAGGACTTGGGTTAATAATGGATTCCTCGAATACTTCTTCGACGTCATCTCTAGTGACCGGAAGTGTATATGCAGCCGACTATACGGCACCAACTCCATCTAAAATGACCACGGCTGTAAGCGACATGGAAACCGCGTACACCGACGCCGCTGGACGGACATTACCTGATGCTACTGAACTAGGCGCCGGAGATATTAGCGGAAAGGCTCTCGCTCCGGGCCTGTATAAGTGGGGGACCGGGGTCATAATAACCAATGGTGTCAGTCTCACGGGCGGCGCAAATGATGTCTGGATCTTCCAGATAGCGGGAAACCTCGCCGTGGGCAACGGCGCTATTGTTACTCTGAACGGCGGCGCGCAGGCTAAGAACATCTTCTGGCAGGTCGCCGGCCAGGCGACCCTTGAAACGACGGCTGCCTTCAAGGGAGTTATTCTGAGTCGAACGCTGATTGAGATGAAGACCGGCGCAACGCTGAATGGCAGAGCGCTGGCACAGACCGCAGTTACAATGGACGCCAACCGGGTAACGCCCTAGCATCCTCCTCGGACTTGTGGACGCGGAAATAATCAGGTAACCGGCCCTGCCCATGTTCAAATCGAGATGACGCATATATCAACGCAGATATCAATAGATGACTTCGGCGCAAGGGTGGGAACACGCATGAAAAGGCTTGTATCCTGGTCACAGCGTTTGTGAGTATTGCGGTTGCCGTAGCGGCGTGTGGGGGATCGTCTAGCCCAGTATGTCAATGGCCATTTGAATGGTCCCGTCCGCGCCCCGTGCTCCAACTTCCAAGTCCACCTGCACGCCGTCGCACTCGTATCCGGAGCGCGTCAGCATTGCCATCAACTCGGTGGCCTGTTTGGTGCGCAGGCTGGCTGTCGCCGCAAGCATGTCCCGTCCTGCGTCTCTTTGAACTCCACCCAATACACCCGCTTGGGCGCCTTTGGAGTAATACATAGAGGTAGTGACAAGCCGGAGTGGTTTGTTCTGCTAGCGTCCAGCCTTATCTCGCTCTCGTTCCTGACCCCACGCCGCGGCGACAGGCTTCACACGCCCTTTACACAATCGTAACCGGACAGTAACCGTTGCGTAATTCGTCGGCAACCTGCCTCGTCTAATCTGATTATATCTTGTCATGAACGGGCATGGTTCTGAGATGCGGCCTGTCCAACGTCCAACGGCGACTCACTGCCCCTATTGCGCACTGCAATGCGGGATGCTGCTGGGCGGCTCCCGCGAAAACGCCGTTGTGTCCGGAGACCCGCATTGCCCCGCCAGTAAAGGGGCGCTTTGCGTCAAAGGCTGGACCGCCGCCGAGACGCTGGCGCATTCCGACCGTCTTCTGTATCCCCTGATCAGAAGTACCCGCGGCAACTTGGAACAGGCTACATGGGACACCGCGCTTGATCGCATCGCCCGCGCCTTCATTGATACCCAGGCGCACTATGGGCGCGACGCCGTCGGCGTGTTCGGCGGAGGCTCGCTGACGAACGAGAAGGCATATCTGCTGGGCAAATTCGCCCGCGTGGCGCTGGGCACATCCAACATCGACTTCAACGGCCGCTTTTGCATGTCATCCGGCGCGGCGGCGGGCATGAGGGCATTCGGTGTTGATCGCGGCCTGCCGTTTCCCATGGAAGATATTGCTTATGCTGAGGTGGTCCTGCTTGCGGGCGGCAACATGGCGGAGACCATGCCGCCCTTCATGCGGTACTTTGAGCAGCAGCGGGCGAACGGCGGACAGCTCATTGTCGCTGATCCGCGCCGCTCCGTGACTGCGCGTGAGGCTGCTCTGCATCTGTCCCTCACGCCCGGCTCGGACGCCGCTCTCGCCAACGGGATATTCCATATCCTCGTGCGCGACAATCTCATCGACACCGAATACGTCCGGGAACGGACCGAGGGATTCGACCAGGTCAGGAGTGTCGCCGCAGCCTACTGGCCGGAGCGCGTCGAGCGGGTCACCGGCGTGCCGGAAGCGCACCTGCTGCGCGCTGCGCGGATGCTGGCCTCAGCAAAGACGGCCATGGTCCTTACCGCGCGCGGCGCCGAGCAGCAGGCGCAGGGTGTGAACAACACCCTCGCGTACATCAACATCGCGCTTGCGCTAGGACTGGTGGGGCGGCCCTTCAGCGGCTATGGGTGCATCACCGGCCAGGGCAATGGTCAGGGTGGCCGCGAGCACGGCCAGAAGGCTGACCAGTTGCCCGGGTATCGAAGGATAGACGATCCGGCCGCTCGGCGGCACATGGCGGCCGTCTGGGGCGTGGGTGAAGACGAGATTCCCGGGCCGGGCAAGTCGGCGTACGAGATGTTCGATGCGGCGGGACGCGAAGGGGGTATTCGCGCGCTGCTCGTGCTCGGCTCGAACATCGTGGTTTCGGCGCCCAACGCACGGCACGTGGAAGAACGGCTGGACGCCCTGGACTTCCTCGTGGTGTCTGATTTCTTTCTCTCCGAGACGGCGCAATTGGCGGACGTCGTCCTCCCCTCCGCTCAGTGGGCGGAAGAGCAAGGGACGATGACCAACTTAGAGGGGCGGGTCATTCTACGCCGGCGCGCATTCGATCCGCCTTCGGGTGTGCGCACCGATATCGAAGTCTTGTGCAGCTTGGCCGATCGCCTGGGTAAGGGCAGGGCCTTCCAATTCGCGACCCCGCGTGACATATTCGAGGAACTGCGGCGGGCCAGCGCCGGCGGCATTGCGGACTACTCTGGTATCACGTATGAGAAGATTGATGCCAACCAGGGTGTGTTCTGGCCCTGCCCGTCGGAGGACCACCCGGGAACGCCGCGCTTGTTCACTGACGGGTTCCCGACATCCAGTGGACGCGCGCGTTTTCATGCGGTGCGTCACCAGCCTCCAGCGGAATCGCCGGACTCTGAGTATCCACACTATCTCACCACCGGCCGCGTGCTGGCTCAGTACCAGTCCGGCACGCAGACACGTCGCGTGGCGCAACTTCAGGAAATGACGCCGGAGCCGCTGGCTGAGATGCACCCAGCCACGGCAAAACGCTATGGCGTCGCGGACGGGAGCGCGGTGACTCTGGTGACACGGCGCGGCTCGGCCGTATTCAAGGTGAAGGTTACGTCAGCCATACGCGACGACACCATTTTTGTGCCCTTCCACTGGGGAGGCGCTCAGGCGATAAACCGGCTGACGAACCCGGCCCTGGACCCTGTCAGCCGGATGCCGGAGTTTAAGGTTTGCGCCGTGCGCATTGAGCAGCCGGAGCGATAAAGGGAGGCAGCCATGATAACAAAGCAGCAGCTTGTGGTAGTAGGCAACGGCATGGCTGGGGCGCGCTTCGTTGAGGATGTGCTGGCGCGCGGGGGGCGCGACCGTTTCAGCATCACCATGTTCGGTGAGGAGCCTTACGGCAACTACAACCGTATTCTGCTATCCAGTGTCATGGCGGGCTCGCATGATCCCAAAGACATCTTCCTCAACTCGCTCGGGTGGTACGAAGAGAACGGTGTCAAGCTGCACGCAGGAGTGCGCGTAGGCTGGATTGACAGACTGTCCAAGAAGGTCTATGCGCCCGGTGGAGTGACGGCGGCATACGACAAGCTGGTGATCGCCACTGGCAGTAGCGCCTTCGTCCCGCCAATGGGGGGCCTGTATGACCAGTCCGGAGAATTCAAGCCAGGCGTCTTCGCCTTCCGCACGCTGGATGACTGCGACCGAATGATCAAGTACGCAGGCAAGGCTCGCAGGGCGGCGGTCATAGGCGGCGGCCTTCTGGGTCTGGAAGCCGCGCGTGGCTTGCTCAACAGAGGGCTTGAGGTCCATGTGGTGCATCTCATGTCTTATCTGATGGAGGCCCAGCTTGACGCCCTTGCCGGAGGCATGCTCCACCGCCTTCTTGAGAAGATGGGCGTGCGGATTCTTCTGGAGAAGTTCACTACGGCCGTCCTGGGTGATGACGCCGTGACAGGCCTGGCCTTCAAGGACGGGTCCAAACTGGACTGCGACATGGTGGTCATCTCGGCGGGCATCCGGGCGAACGTCGATCTGGCCAAGCAGTCCGGCCTCACTGTCGAACGCGGCATAGTCGTGCACGATGACCTCTCGTGCCGGAACGATACGAATGTCTATGCCATTGGTGAATGCGCGCAACATCGCGGGCAGGTTTATGGCCTCGTCGCTCCGATTTGGGAGCAGGCGCGTGTCCTCGCGGATGTCCTCACCGGCGGCAACAAGCGCGCTCTCTACACGGGGTCACGCGTGTCCACCAAGCTGAAGGTCATGGGTATAGAGCTGGCGGTGATGGGTGACAAAGACCCGAAGCGGGAAGACGATGAGGTTGTGACCTACGTTGAACCATCACGCGGCGTCTACAAGAAGCTCATCGTGCGGGAGGGACGGCTCGCCGGGGCGATCCTTCTGGGGGACGGGCTGGCCGCGCCGCGTCTGCTCCAGGTCTTCGATCGTGAAGACCCGATGCTGGACGACCGCTCGGAGTTACTCTTCCCGATGTCGGGAGAGGCCAAGACGCCCAGCGTGGCGGAGATTCCGGACACTGCTCAGATATGCAACTGCAACGGCGTGTCAAAAGGCAAGATCGTCGCTGCGGTGAAGGCGGGCTGTCGCACGGTCAAGGCGGTGTGTGACGCGACGCGTGCGGGCACGGGCTGCGGTTCCTGCAAGCCGCAGGTCCAGGCCGTGGTGGCGTTCGCGTGTGACGGCGCTGTGGAAGAAGACCCGGCGGCCCACTACTACGTGCCCGGTGTCGCGCTCACGAAGCCCGCCCTTATTAAAGCCGTCAGGGAGCAAGACCTTCGCAGCGTCTCGGCGGTCTTCAAAGGGCTGGCCGGGGGCAGGGAAGACCTCGGCAGCAAGGTGGGCCTCGCCTCCCTGCTGAAGACCGTATGGGGCAAGGAATACGAGGACGAACGTGACGCGCGGTTCATTAATGACCGCGTGCACGCCAACATCCAGAAGGACGGAACGTTCAGCGTCATCCCGCGCATCTATGGCGGCGTCACCTCGCCGGAGCAACTCCGGCGCATCGCGGACGTGGCGGAGAAGTACAACGCGCGCATGGTGAAAATCACAGGAGGCCAGCGCATTGACCTCCTGGGCATTCCGAAAGAAAAACTGCCTGATGTCTGGAATGACCTGGGTATGCCCTCCGGACACGCGTACACCAAAGCATTCCGCACGTGCAAGACCTGCGTGGGGACGGACTTCTGCCGGTATGGCGTCGGTGATAGCACCGGACTCGGCATCAAGATAGAGAAACGGTTCCAGGGCATCGAGTCGCCGCACAAGATGAAGCTGGCGACAGCCGGCTGCCCCCGCAACTGCTCGGAGGCCACCACGAAGGACATCGGCGCCGTGGCGATCGAGGGCGGCAAGTGGGAGGTGTATATCGGCGGCGCGGCGGGCTCCCGCGTCCGTAAGGGCGACGTTCTGTGCATTGTGGATTCCCAAGACGATGTTCTCAAATGCATGGGCCGCTTCATGCAGTACTACAGAGAGAACGGGAAGTACCTTGAGCGCACGTACGACTTCGTGGAGCGCACAGGCATAGACGCGCTGCGCCGCCTGCTTGTCGACGACGCCGACGGTATCTGTGCAAGGCTGGACGCGGACATCCAGGCCGCGGTGGACGCCTACGACGACCCCTGGACGGAGTCACGGAAGCCGGTGCATCCCAACCAGTTCGCAGGCACCGTCGCGGTTGCCGGGCGCTAGGGGGACGCATGATCAGTGCACCGCCGTCAACTGACCGCACGCTCAACCTCGGGCCGATTGAGCAGATTCCACCGGGTGAGGGCCGGCGATTCCAGATTGGCAATGTGCCGGTGGCCGTCTTCCGCGCCCGTGATGGCCAGGTATTCGCGACACAGGCGCTCTGCACCCACAAGGCCGGCCCGCTCGCGGATGGCATCATGGGCGCGGGAAAGATAGTCTGCCCGCTCCATTCCTACACGTTCGACCTTGCGACAGGCGCCCCGTTGGGTCACACCTGCAAGGCGCTTAAGACGTATCCCGTCAGCCTTAGCGCGGACGGCGATATTCTGCTCAGCATCGAAGGGCAACGACCTTCAAGTCGGGAGGGAAAGCAGC
This is a stretch of genomic DNA from Dehalococcoidia bacterium. It encodes these proteins:
- a CDS encoding response regulator transcription factor, producing the protein MVGHKTTPKTLRVLLIGFNPVVREGLLAILSKDERISVMGHYEDGHAALLQMKRASAQGQPIDVVLTETRNSHVDGVQATRLIKEEFPAVAVLVLTEFDNDSNVIDAIEAGAGGVHLSQGHDPGNAA
- a CDS encoding ice-binding family protein; translation: MLTNTKSRVTIPLVVVTALILSLLTVACSSPAPTPALTQTPTATAAPAAATPTATVIPVAATPTATAVPAVATPTATVIPAVATPTATAVPAAATPTATVIPAAATPTATAVPAATPTATAVPAVATPTATAVPAAATPTATAVPAVATPTATAVPAATPTPRPTPLAGRAPVALGSAGNFVILAKSGISATGTTSIVGDIGVSPIDSTAITGLGLIMDSSNTSSTSSLVTGSVYAADYTAPTPSKMTTAVSDMETAYTDAAGRTLPDATELGAGDISGKALAPGLYKWGTGVIITNGVSLTGGANDVWIFQIAGNLAVGNGAIVTLNGGAQAKNIFWQVAGQATLETTAAFKGVILSRTLIEMKTGATLNGRALAQTAVTMDANRVTP
- a CDS encoding molybdopterin oxidoreductase family protein yields the protein MRPVQRPTATHCPYCALQCGMLLGGSRENAVVSGDPHCPASKGALCVKGWTAAETLAHSDRLLYPLIRSTRGNLEQATWDTALDRIARAFIDTQAHYGRDAVGVFGGGSLTNEKAYLLGKFARVALGTSNIDFNGRFCMSSGAAAGMRAFGVDRGLPFPMEDIAYAEVVLLAGGNMAETMPPFMRYFEQQRANGGQLIVADPRRSVTAREAALHLSLTPGSDAALANGIFHILVRDNLIDTEYVRERTEGFDQVRSVAAAYWPERVERVTGVPEAHLLRAARMLASAKTAMVLTARGAEQQAQGVNNTLAYINIALALGLVGRPFSGYGCITGQGNGQGGREHGQKADQLPGYRRIDDPAARRHMAAVWGVGEDEIPGPGKSAYEMFDAAGREGGIRALLVLGSNIVVSAPNARHVEERLDALDFLVVSDFFLSETAQLADVVLPSAQWAEEQGTMTNLEGRVILRRRAFDPPSGVRTDIEVLCSLADRLGKGRAFQFATPRDIFEELRRASAGGIADYSGITYEKIDANQGVFWPCPSEDHPGTPRLFTDGFPTSSGRARFHAVRHQPPAESPDSEYPHYLTTGRVLAQYQSGTQTRRVAQLQEMTPEPLAEMHPATAKRYGVADGSAVTLVTRRGSAVFKVKVTSAIRDDTIFVPFHWGGAQAINRLTNPALDPVSRMPEFKVCAVRIEQPER
- the nirB gene encoding nitrite reductase large subunit NirB; amino-acid sequence: MITKQQLVVVGNGMAGARFVEDVLARGGRDRFSITMFGEEPYGNYNRILLSSVMAGSHDPKDIFLNSLGWYEENGVKLHAGVRVGWIDRLSKKVYAPGGVTAAYDKLVIATGSSAFVPPMGGLYDQSGEFKPGVFAFRTLDDCDRMIKYAGKARRAAVIGGGLLGLEAARGLLNRGLEVHVVHLMSYLMEAQLDALAGGMLHRLLEKMGVRILLEKFTTAVLGDDAVTGLAFKDGSKLDCDMVVISAGIRANVDLAKQSGLTVERGIVVHDDLSCRNDTNVYAIGECAQHRGQVYGLVAPIWEQARVLADVLTGGNKRALYTGSRVSTKLKVMGIELAVMGDKDPKREDDEVVTYVEPSRGVYKKLIVREGRLAGAILLGDGLAAPRLLQVFDREDPMLDDRSELLFPMSGEAKTPSVAEIPDTAQICNCNGVSKGKIVAAVKAGCRTVKAVCDATRAGTGCGSCKPQVQAVVAFACDGAVEEDPAAHYYVPGVALTKPALIKAVREQDLRSVSAVFKGLAGGREDLGSKVGLASLLKTVWGKEYEDERDARFINDRVHANIQKDGTFSVIPRIYGGVTSPEQLRRIADVAEKYNARMVKITGGQRIDLLGIPKEKLPDVWNDLGMPSGHAYTKAFRTCKTCVGTDFCRYGVGDSTGLGIKIEKRFQGIESPHKMKLATAGCPRNCSEATTKDIGAVAIEGGKWEVYIGGAAGSRVRKGDVLCIVDSQDDVLKCMGRFMQYYRENGKYLERTYDFVERTGIDALRRLLVDDADGICARLDADIQAAVDAYDDPWTESRKPVHPNQFAGTVAVAGR
- a CDS encoding Rieske (2Fe-2S) protein gives rise to the protein MISAPPSTDRTLNLGPIEQIPPGEGRRFQIGNVPVAVFRARDGQVFATQALCTHKAGPLADGIMGAGKIVCPLHSYTFDLATGAPLGHTCKALKTYPVSLSADGDILLSIEGQRPSSREGKQP